From Thermoflavifilum aggregans, a single genomic window includes:
- a CDS encoding (R)-mandelonitrile lyase, with translation MHITRVGTQPSRKGPSDWFTGEVRVDPLFDPNEARRAAASLVTFEPGARTAWHIHPLGQTLIIVSGCGWVQREGGPREEVHPGDVVWFEPNEKHWHGATATTAMSHIAIQENLNGQVVTWLEKVSDQQYLNT, from the coding sequence ATGCATATCACAAGAGTTGGTACACAGCCTTCCCGGAAAGGGCCATCAGACTGGTTTACCGGAGAAGTACGCGTGGATCCGTTATTCGATCCGAACGAAGCCCGGAGGGCTGCTGCTTCGCTGGTCACCTTTGAGCCCGGAGCCCGCACGGCCTGGCATATCCACCCGCTAGGGCAAACCCTGATCATTGTGAGCGGTTGCGGCTGGGTGCAGCGTGAAGGTGGCCCGCGGGAGGAAGTCCATCCGGGTGATGTGGTATGGTTTGAGCCCAACGAAAAACACTGGCATGGCGCCACAGCCACCACAGCCATGTCGCACATCGCCATTCAGGAAAACCTGAACGGACAGGTGGTCACCTGGCTGGAAAAAGTATCCGATCAACAATACCTGAACACCTGA